The genomic stretch CGCTTAGATTCTCGAACTTTGCGACGCCGCCATTAGCGGTGGTCTGCTGATTAGCAGCGAAGTTGTTGTCGAAATTCACGGTGCTCGCACCGGACTTGGCCGTTCCAGTCTCGCACTTTAAGTCTGCAATCTTGGCTACATCTTCTGGCTTGGAAAGGTCGAGAGCGAGTTTCTTAATGGTGAACGGCACCTTGTCTAGCGCTTTAGCGCCATCCTTCGGGGTGATTTCTTTACCGCTCGGGTACTCTTCGGACCAGTTCTCACCCGAATACTTGTGCAGCGTAATCGAGCCGGTCTTGCTGGTGTCAATGTTGGCGTTGCCGAGGGTGGACGTGTCGTTGGGGGTCAGCGTCGTGTCGCTGAACGCCGGGCTGGTGGCGAAAAAGCTGCCGATGATCAGCACGGAGAGCACTGATACTAAGGCTCCTAGTTTTTTCTTTAGCATTTTCATAATGCCAAATTCCTTTCTTGAAAAATTAATATCGGTTGTGCAATTCGGTTAATTGGTGTTGAAAGAGCAGTTGTTTATGCCTCGCTTTCCCCTCAAGTCGTGACACGACGCCGGTTAATTCTTAGCTCTTGCGAGCCGGGAACGGGTGAGTACCACCCCACCAGCGCCTAAGCAGAGCGCTAGCCCCCACAGATAGAACCCGTTGGCACCGATGCCGCCGCTAGCAGCTAGCCTCGGTGGTTGGGTTGGTTTGTTAACTATCCCCGAGTTGGTGATTGTGTTAGTCACTGTTGCAGAAGCCTTATCGTCTAGCGAGAGTGGGGATGAGTCACTGACTAGCACTTTCACATTGTCTTGATTGATAGTGAACTTATGCTCATTCTTGTCAAGCAAATATCCGAACGGCGCTTTCGTTTCTGTCAGCGTGTATTCGCCCCACTCCAAACCGGTCACGTGGAAGTAGCCGGGTCTGGGGTCTTTGTCACGACTGCTATCGCAAGTGCCGTCCTGGCAATCAGTGACAGGAATCTCGGTCGAGCCGGTAGTCAGTTTCCACTCGGAGCCAGCCAGATCCTTGCCGGGTCTGCCCGCTTCTTTGTCCCCAGTGTTGTCTGTCTTATGCCAGTAGGCTTCTCCAGGTTTACGCTCATCAGAAACTTGCGTAAACTCGGTCGGCTCAGTTACCTGGCCTGGTTTAACAACTACCGATTTGACAGTGGAGTCAAGCTGGTAGCCGGCCGGAGCCTTCGTCTCTTTCACATAGAAAGTCTTGGTTTCATTCACTGTCGATGGGTCGGCGTCAGCCGGAATCTTTAAGCCATCTACTTTGGCGCGGCCATCGTCGCCAGTGGTCACCGTAGCTAGCGGGTTCGTGCCAGCGTTAGCATCGTCCTCAGTTTCGTAAACCGTGAACTCTGCGCCAGCAAGTTTCGCCTTATCTTTAGCGTCTTGTTTCTCGATACCAAGCTGCCCCCAAAGAGTTTCCGGCTCTTCAGTTTCAGACTCAACATCGTTGATGTTGACGAACGCCTTATTCTTGATGACGCCATCCTGACCAGTTTCTTTAACCCTGGTCGGGATTTCGACCGTCATCGTCTTGCCATAGTAGGCGTTATTAGCTGACAGTGTGGCTAGACCTGAATCCGTGAAGGTGACGACAACCTTGGTTTTACCGCTGACATCTTCAGTGGACACCGTGTAGTCGTTGCCCTCAGTAAAGGTGTGGCCATCGGATTCGACTTTCACCGGGTGCTCCGCGTTATCGAATATCAGCCGCTCATCGAGAGTGTCGGTAACAATAAATTTCGTCACCGAGTTTTGGGTGCTAAGCGACGGGTTGACTACCTGAATCTTAGAGTTCACCGTCCAGGTGACGATATCGTCCTTGTCAGTGTCGTAGGCGTCAGTTACCTTAGCCTTAGAATCATCGACAGTCTTAGAGCGCTCACACTCTTCAATGACGAATGCGGATTGGTCACAAAGATCCTCGCGCGCACCACCGAAACCGGTATAGGTTACCGCCCGGTTAGCATGCAAAGTGAAAGTTGCGGTGTAGTCAAAACGGTGACGCTTGCCCACTTCACCCATTGCGCCATCCGGAATATCATCTGTCCGGTCATCGCCGGTGCGGTCATAGCGACCGTTTTCACGCGTTACCGCGCAACCATAGTTACCCAGCACACCATAACCGTCAGCCGCGTCAACCACCTTGTCAGCCTCAGCTATAGTGCCAGGGATTGTTGGTGGCAGAAAGTGACCGCCACCAGTGCTATTCCCAGCGTCGCTGGTCAGGTGGTATTCAGCTAGAGCTTGGCAGCTCTCATCGTAGGAGCCAAGGCCCCTACCCCAACCTTCATCAGAGCATTTCCAGCCTTGGTGAGCTTGAATCGTCGGATAATACTTCGTGACGGTCGGGTTAGTCGGGTCATTAACTGCTTTGGCAATATTCGGCAATTCACTGACAGGGATAGTGCCATTGATTTGGACGGTCGCCATCCCTGCATAAACCATCTGAATAGTGTTGAAACCGTACTCTTTGAATCCTTGCGGGACATCACCAGGGGAAGATGTGGTCAACTTCACTAAACGCGGCGTATCGCCTGACAAAATTCGCTCATACGAACCCGGCTCGAAATTGAAACGACCAAATTTCGAGGCTTCATACTCATCGAACTCATTTCCCCAGATATCTTCAAGCACAGCTTTGAGTTGTGTCTCTTCTTCGGTCTCTGGGATAGCTTGGCCATCGTAGTAATTACCGATGGCATATGCGTTGTGTTGCCCAGAGGAGTCATAAGGATTGGCGACCCAGTTCTCCCAAACGCCAGGCGATTCGTCCACAATCTCCATATCCATGGGCTTTTCCAAGACCTTCGCCGCGGACCTGAAATCTCCTTGATGTCGAGCTGCATATTCCTCAAAGAAAGATTTCCAATCGTCTTTGCGATCTTCCAGGATGGTCTCATCATAGTAATGGCCGTGAGAAATCACCGCATTTGGTAAATAGTTACCCGCGTCATCTTCGCAGTGCTCTTCGGGGTGTTCAGGCACCGAGTCGACTCGTCCACTATAGGCAGGCTTATAATTGCCCTCGGAGCATGTGCGAGTTGGGTCGTAGTTTGACGAACCGTCGGGCTTTGTTTGAGCCACCTTAGAATCCCAACCTTTATGATACTCGGTGTTGTAGTCGTCAAGACCGGAGTAGTACATCCCACCTATGGAAATAACACCCTGGACCGGTTGGTGGCTGTTAAAGTCCCAACCCTGATAATCTATTTGGCAATTGTCCAAGCACGCTGCACGGCCGCCTGTTGCAGGTCGTAATGAAGGGTCGTCGTTACCGTACCAGCGTCGAAGAGTATCAAAACCTAAATCGCTGAGGTACTTACCTTGCTGGTACTGACTGGCCATCTCCGCGAGAGTGGAAATATCGTCGCGTGGATGAGGAGCCTCGTCCGGAACGGCCAACACCTTAGCGGAGGTCACGTTTAGGGCTTCTGGCAGCCTGATGACCGGCCCACGCATAGATTGCCCATGATCAGAAGATTTTCCGTTACTGGCCTGAACTATGAAAGATACTGGGACTTCGGTATCCGCACCCGGCACATAACAGGCAGCGCCGCCGGAGACATTTAGGCCTTGCTCCAGGTGAACGTTGTCGCCCTGAAGATCACCAAAGGCAGGGTTACCCCCCCCCACCACCAAAGCAGCAATAGTCAGCCCGGCAGCAAACCCAATGGCTAACCTACGATTTACCTTTTTCATTATTTTTTGTACTCCCCCGAGGAAAGTTCCCCCGTAAAACCTCGACTTGATGAATACATTAGCCCCACCACAAGCCGTTCGCAAACAATGACACCGAGTTGCTTTGGGGGAATTTTGAGCCGACACGGACTCGACTCACCGCCCCCGATCATCGCCCCATGCCAGACAAGGCCATTCACCCCGCCCCCAGGAAATCTAACCCGAGCGCTTTCATAGTTTTCGTCACGGCATGAGAGAGTTAGCTATCCCCAACTAGCTCGCGGAAGTACTGAACATTTGTGAGACAATTAACTAACTAAAGCGCTTATAAAATGGCACGAGGAGGGCGACATGCTTAAACCGTTCCCAGAGCTGGAAAGGACTAAGCTGCGTAGCTTGCTCTTGCACACCGCGATAGCCGAGAAAATTGAGCACTTCGACGAGGACTCGTGGGCGAAGATGAACCGCAACCTCGCCAGGGTGCGCGCCAATACTCGCGGCAACTACCATCAAAAGAACATCCGCCGGTGGCAAGAAATAATTGATAACCACGACATTGTTGGCCTGCGGACAGCCCTCACCGACCCCACCGACACCGGCATAGGAATGCGCGAAACGTCACCCATGTCCGGATTCATCAGCAATCCCCAGCGCCTGACCATATTGAAGGCTGCCAGGCAATCTTGCCACCAGGCGCCCATTCACGGCGTAGTGGCACACCACTAAGCAGTTTGCGGGGCTAACGTAATTTTCAACCCGAGCGCTTTCATTATTTTCGTGATGGTCGCAAAGGACGGGTTGCCATCTTTGGATAAAGATTTGTAGAGAGACTCGCGGTTAAGGTCAGCGGCCTTGGCTAGTTGGCTCATACCGCGTGCCCGAGCAATATCGCGCAGTACCACCTGAACAGTCTTCGTATCACCATCCTCTAACGCAATAGCCAGATAATCGTTCATCGCTTCCTGACTATCCAAGTATTTACTGGCGTCAAAAGCCGAAAACTTTGCGTCACTCATAACCGCCCCTCCCTCTCCGCATATTCTAGGCGCGAAATGCAGCTTAGACGCTGCCACCGACTAAGACAACGCCGCGCTTATACTTATCTACCTGGATTCAAATTATCAGTCAGAAGACCAAAAGCGTGTGAAGTAGAATAAGCGCGAATTAAAGGGGGACGCATGGCAACAGTAAACATTGAACTAACTGACGAGGAACTTAGCGTGCTCAAGCATTACGCTAACGCCCGCAATTTGAGCTTGGCCGCAGCCATTCGGAAGAAAGCCATAGAAAGCCTTGACGACGAGCACGACTTAGAACTCATTGCCCGGTATGAACAGCAAAAGCTGCTCGGCAATCTGGAACTGAACTCTCACAAGGATGTTTGGGCAGAAATAGGGGTATAAACCGGCTTTCGCGCTAAAAAAGATAGAAACCAAACATTTGGGGCGCCGACGTTACCGCCGACGCCCCAAATATAATTAGTTAATTATTCGATGGTCACCAGTGGGTCGCCACCCTGGACGGCCTGGCGAATATCGCACAACAGCGCGGTGACAGTGCCTGCCTTAGGCGCAGCAATCTCAGTCTCCATCTTCATGGCTTCCAAGACCGCAACCACCTGGCCAGCCTCCACCTTGTCACCAACAGCCACCTCATAGCGGGCAACTGAGCCAGCAAGCGGAGCAGTGACATCATTGGGGCCAGCCTTGCCGCCAGCAGCCGGAGTGGCCACCGGCGCCGGGCCGGAGCCGCTGCCAATCACTATCGGGGCCGGCACCTGGACGGTTTCCGGCTCGGCTTGAACGTCAACGACATATTCATTGCCGTTAACAGTCATCTTGAGTCGCATAATTTTCCTCTCTCAAACCTGTTTACGCCGAAGCCAGCGACGTGGTGCCGGAACGGCCAGCGAACTGGATGGCCTTGACCCTACCCTTAATGCCGAGATAGGCGGCTGCCGTAGCAGCAATAACCACCAAATCTTCCTCGGGCAGCGGCTGAGCCGCCACCTTATCTTGTAGGGAATCTATCTTGTGCTGAAGTTGGTCAACAAGAGCTACCAGCTCGTCAACCTCTAATTGCTTCTTACTCATCTACACTCCTAAACCGGCATAATGCCGTGCTTCTTGGTAGGCCGCTGAATCTTCTTCTTCGCGAGCAACTCCAAAGCCACCAAAATATGACGACGAGTATCAGCCGGATCAATAATGTCATCAACATAGCCATGAGCAGCAGACGCGAACGGGGTCGCGAACTGATCTCGATAGGCTTGCACAACCTCGGCACGCTTAGCGTCCGGATCCTCAGCCCCGGCAATCTCCTTGCGGAACACCACGGCAGCAGCACCATCAGCACCCATAACCGCAATCTCTGCGCTCGGCCAAGCAAACACCTTGTCAGCGCCCAATTCTTTAGAGCACATGGCCAGGTATGAACCGCCGTAAGCCTTACGCAAGACCACGGTAATCTTCGGGACAGTAGCCTCCGAGTAGGCGTAAAGCATCTTCGCGCCGTGACGGATAATGCCGCCATGCTCTTGGGCGACACCAGGCAAGAAGCCAGGCACGTCAACCAAGTTGACCACCGGAATATTGAAGGCATTACAGATATTGATGAATCTGGCACCCTTATCGGAAGCATTAATGTCTAGCACGCCAGACATAACCTTCGGCTGGTTGCAGATGAAACCAACCGAGCGGCCACCAACTCGTCCGAAAGCAGTCACGATATTGGCTGCGTAACCGGCTTTCACCTCAAGGAAATCGCCGTAATCGACGATTGCCCGAATAACGTCACGCACGTCATAGCCCTTATTGCCCTCAACTGGGACAATGTCACGCAGTTTTTCGTCAGGCTCAGCCGAATAATCCGGCTTATAGATAGGGGCTTGCTCGCGGTTATTATTCGGCAAGAAGCTCAACAACTTCTGGGCAATCAGAATGGCTTGCTCATCAGTATCAGCCACAAAATCATTAACACCCGAAATCTGCTGGTGCGCGTCAGCGCCACCCAACTGATCTTGAGTAACCTCCTCGCCCGTCACCTGCTTAATGACGCCCGGACCCGTAATGAACATGTGAGCCTTGCGGGTCTGGATGATGAAGTCCGTCAACGCCGGGGAATAGACCGCGCCGCCAGCACACGGGCCAGCAATAATCGAAATCTGCGGAACTACCCCAGAAAGTTTGACGTTAGCGTAAAACACCTTGCCATAACCGGAAAGCGAGTCAATACCCTCCTGCACACGGGCACCACCGGAGTCGTTGATGAAGACAAACGGTGCGCCCGCCTCCAAAGCGTTCTCCATAGTCTCGGTGACCTTGATGTTATGCGTCTCGCCAGCGGAACCGCCAACAACAGTGAAATCTTGTGAAGCCAAGAACACTGGACGCCCCATCAAAGACGCATAACCGGTAACCACACCGTCAGCCGGCATATCAGCTTTATCCATGCCGAAAGCAGTAGTGCGGTTCTTACGGAAAGCGCCCGTCTCGTAGAACGAGCCTGGATCAACAAATTGGTCAATGCGCTCGCGGGCAGTCAGCTTGCCTTTGTCATGTTGCTTAGCGATACGTTTCTCGCCACCGCCAGCCTGAACGCGAGCACGCTCATTAGCTAGGTGGTCGATACGCTCGCCCATACTCTTTTCTTTAGCCATTTACTTCGCCTCTTAAGCTGGCTCGACGGTAACGGAATGCTCGTTGCCGCCAACTTTGACGTTGTAGGTGACAGGGCCAGACAGCGCGCTCTTTTGACCTTCCTCGGCAGCCTTAAGCTGACCCTCGGTCAACGCAACAGACTTCGGCCCCTCGGCGCGGTGCTCGAAGAAAGTGGGTGCCACACCTGGGAACATCGCGTAAGTCAGCACGTCCTCTTCAGTGCCATCGAAGCCCTCAAGCTTGGCAGCTTCCTCTTCCAGCTTGTGCCATTCCGGCTCCAACAAATCGGCTGGACGGCAAGTAATCGGATCCTTATGAGTGGATTCGTTAGCCTGCTTGGCGATCTCTTGATTACGCTCAGCCGGGGAAGCGCCGTAGTAGCCGAGCATCATGTCAGCAAACTCGGCGGTCAGCGTCTTGTACTTACCCATTAGCACGTTGAACACGGCCTGCGTGCCAACAATCTGGGACGACGGGGTGACCAGCGGCGGGTAGCCAGCGTCCTTACGCACTACCGGCACCATTTCCATAACCTCATCGAGACGATCCTCAGCACCCTGGGCACGCAACTGAGACTCCATATTCGACAACATGCCGCCCGGAATCTGCGAGCTAAAAATGTTGGTGTTAACTAGGGTCTTTGACTCGAACTTCTGGTACTTCGGACGAATCTTGCGGAAGTGGTCACGCACCTTCTTGACCCGAGCAATATCTAGGCCAGTGGTGTAGCCCGTGCCCTCAAGCATTTCAGCAACAGACTCGGTTGGGTTGTGGCCAGGGCCAAGCGCCATCGACGAAACTGCCGTGTCAACAACGTCAGCGCCAGCCTCGATAGCCTTCATCAACGAAACCTGGGTAACACCCGTGGTGGAGTGGCAGTGGACGTTAATTTGGACGTCCTCGCCGTAGGTTTCTTTAATGCCCTTAATAATGTCGTAAGCCGGCTGCGGCTTCAGCAAGGCAGCCATATCTTTCAAAGCGATGGAATCAGCACCCATGTCGAGCAGCTGGCCAGCTAACTTCACATAACCCTCGACGGTGTGAACCGGCGAAATGGTGTAGCAGATAGTGCCCTGAGCGTGCTTGCCAGCCTTCTTAACGGCGGCCATCGCGTGCTCAAGGTTGCGGGGGTCGTTCATCGCGTCGAATACGCGGAATACGTCCATGCCGTTCTCGGCAGACTTATCAACGAACCGGTCTACAACCTCATCGTTATAGTGGCGGTAGCCAAGCAAGTTCTGGCCGCGCAACAACATTTGCAGACGCGAATTTGGCAGCAACTTGCGGAACAGGCGTAGCCGCTCCCACGGATCTTCATTCAAAAAGCGGATGCAAGAGTCATAAGTTGCCCCGCCCCAACATTCAACTGACCAGTAACCTGCCGCGTCAATGTCGGCACATGCATCGACCATGTCTTCCATGGCCATTCGGGTTGCCATTAGGCTCTGGTGGGCGTCGCGCAGCACTAGCTCGGTGATTCCCACCTGCCGTGGCTTGGCGATCTCAATTTCTCGGTAGCTCATGACTCAATTGTTCCACGAATCTAGTTTGGCCGTTACACCCGGTGGTAGATGGACACCGTAAAGAGTTGATTTTACGGGTGAATACGCTAGTCAGAGCGCTAAAATGGCACAGTAAAGCCTGTGGATAAGTCCCTATTCGTCTCATTTTCGACTACTAAAGCCCCACTCGCCTACTGGACGTTAAACCTAGATAGGCGGGCAAGAGTTAATCTTTTATCGCGAAGCCAAGGAGGAAACATGGGGAAATTGCGTTCAATAACCACCATGGAAGGACGCCGAATGGCGGGTGCACGCGCATTGTGGCGAGCCACCGGCTTAAAAGACGAAGATTTTGGCAAGCCGATTGTGGCTATCGCTAACTCGTTTACCCAATTCGTCCCTGGCCATGTTGGGCTACGTGACGTCGGGAAAATCGTTGCGGACGCCGTCTACGAGGCTGGTGGCGTGGCTCGGGAATTCAACACCATCGCGATAGACGACGGTATCGCAATGGGTCACGACGGGATGTTGTATTCGTTGCCGAGCCGTGAAATCATCGCTGACAGCGTCGAATACATGGTGAACGCCCACAAAGCGGACGCCCTAGTTTGTATTTCTAACTGCGACAAAATCACTCCCGGCATGTTGATTGCTGCCATGCGGTTGAATATCCCCACAATTTTCGTCTCCGGCGGAGCGATGGAATCCGGCAACCCGTACACCAAGGACGACGGCACCACCAGCGCAC from Vaginimicrobium propionicum encodes the following:
- a CDS encoding SpaH/EbpB family LPXTG-anchored major pilin; translation: MKKVNRRLAIGFAAGLTIAALVVGGGNPAFGDLQGDNVHLEQGLNVSGGAACYVPGADTEVPVSFIVQASNGKSSDHGQSMRGPVIRLPEALNVTSAKVLAVPDEAPHPRDDISTLAEMASQYQQGKYLSDLGFDTLRRWYGNDDPSLRPATGGRAACLDNCQIDYQGWDFNSHQPVQGVISIGGMYYSGLDDYNTEYHKGWDSKVAQTKPDGSSNYDPTRTCSEGNYKPAYSGRVDSVPEHPEEHCEDDAGNYLPNAVISHGHYYDETILEDRKDDWKSFFEEYAARHQGDFRSAAKVLEKPMDMEIVDESPGVWENWVANPYDSSGQHNAYAIGNYYDGQAIPETEEETQLKAVLEDIWGNEFDEYEASKFGRFNFEPGSYERILSGDTPRLVKLTTSSPGDVPQGFKEYGFNTIQMVYAGMATVQINGTIPVSELPNIAKAVNDPTNPTVTKYYPTIQAHQGWKCSDEGWGRGLGSYDESCQALAEYHLTSDAGNSTGGGHFLPPTIPGTIAEADKVVDAADGYGVLGNYGCAVTRENGRYDRTGDDRTDDIPDGAMGEVGKRHRFDYTATFTLHANRAVTYTGFGGAREDLCDQSAFVIEECERSKTVDDSKAKVTDAYDTDKDDIVTWTVNSKIQVVNPSLSTQNSVTKFIVTDTLDERLIFDNAEHPVKVESDGHTFTEGNDYTVSTEDVSGKTKVVVTFTDSGLATLSANNAYYGKTMTVEIPTRVKETGQDGVIKNKAFVNINDVESETEEPETLWGQLGIEKQDAKDKAKLAGAEFTVYETEDDANAGTNPLATVTTGDDGRAKVDGLKIPADADPSTVNETKTFYVKETKAPAGYQLDSTVKSVVVKPGQVTEPTEFTQVSDERKPGEAYWHKTDNTGDKEAGRPGKDLAGSEWKLTTGSTEIPVTDCQDGTCDSSRDKDPRPGYFHVTGLEWGEYTLTETKAPFGYLLDKNEHKFTINQDNVKVLVSDSSPLSLDDKASATVTNTITNSGIVNKPTQPPRLAASGGIGANGFYLWGLALCLGAGGVVLTRSRLARAKN
- a CDS encoding addiction module antidote protein; this encodes MSDAKFSAFDASKYLDSQEAMNDYLAIALEDGDTKTVQVVLRDIARARGMSQLAKAADLNRESLYKSLSKDGNPSFATITKIMKALGLKITLAPQTA
- a CDS encoding DUF6290 family protein, which translates into the protein MATVNIELTDEELSVLKHYANARNLSLAAAIRKKAIESLDDEHDLELIARYEQQKLLGNLELNSHKDVWAEIGV
- a CDS encoding biotin/lipoyl-containing protein; translated protein: MRLKMTVNGNEYVVDVQAEPETVQVPAPIVIGSGSGPAPVATPAAGGKAGPNDVTAPLAGSVARYEVAVGDKVEAGQVVAVLEAMKMETEIAAPKAGTVTALLCDIRQAVQGGDPLVTIE
- a CDS encoding acyl-CoA carboxylase subunit beta translates to MAKEKSMGERIDHLANERARVQAGGGEKRIAKQHDKGKLTARERIDQFVDPGSFYETGAFRKNRTTAFGMDKADMPADGVVTGYASLMGRPVFLASQDFTVVGGSAGETHNIKVTETMENALEAGAPFVFINDSGGARVQEGIDSLSGYGKVFYANVKLSGVVPQISIIAGPCAGGAVYSPALTDFIIQTRKAHMFITGPGVIKQVTGEEVTQDQLGGADAHQQISGVNDFVADTDEQAILIAQKLLSFLPNNNREQAPIYKPDYSAEPDEKLRDIVPVEGNKGYDVRDVIRAIVDYGDFLEVKAGYAANIVTAFGRVGGRSVGFICNQPKVMSGVLDINASDKGARFINICNAFNIPVVNLVDVPGFLPGVAQEHGGIIRHGAKMLYAYSEATVPKITVVLRKAYGGSYLAMCSKELGADKVFAWPSAEIAVMGADGAAAVVFRKEIAGAEDPDAKRAEVVQAYRDQFATPFASAAHGYVDDIIDPADTRRHILVALELLAKKKIQRPTKKHGIMPV
- a CDS encoding methylmalonyl-CoA carboxytransferase subunit 5S; its protein translation is MSYREIEIAKPRQVGITELVLRDAHQSLMATRMAMEDMVDACADIDAAGYWSVECWGGATYDSCIRFLNEDPWERLRLFRKLLPNSRLQMLLRGQNLLGYRHYNDEVVDRFVDKSAENGMDVFRVFDAMNDPRNLEHAMAAVKKAGKHAQGTICYTISPVHTVEGYVKLAGQLLDMGADSIALKDMAALLKPQPAYDIIKGIKETYGEDVQINVHCHSTTGVTQVSLMKAIEAGADVVDTAVSSMALGPGHNPTESVAEMLEGTGYTTGLDIARVKKVRDHFRKIRPKYQKFESKTLVNTNIFSSQIPGGMLSNMESQLRAQGAEDRLDEVMEMVPVVRKDAGYPPLVTPSSQIVGTQAVFNVLMGKYKTLTAEFADMMLGYYGASPAERNQEIAKQANESTHKDPITCRPADLLEPEWHKLEEEAAKLEGFDGTEEDVLTYAMFPGVAPTFFEHRAEGPKSVALTEGQLKAAEEGQKSALSGPVTYNVKVGGNEHSVTVEPA